A single region of the Metarhizium brunneum chromosome 6, complete sequence genome encodes:
- the prp40 gene encoding Pre-mRNA-processing protein prp40: MNGYSAQAASAWQEHHTPDGRAYYYNGATKVTQWTKPEDLMTPAERALSSQPWKEYTAEGGRKYWYNTETKQSSWEMPDAYRNALGQGGGQPAYAQNGGHSHGGYDHPRESRDHREYSGPDSRQGGYGNDSKAPAFIPAASDEPEYASPEEAEAAFMKLLKRSGVQPDWTWSDAIRAIIKDPQYRSIRDPKGRRDAFDKYCQDMIVQDKERAEERMAKLRADFETMLKRHPEIVHYTRWKTARPMIEGETIFRSTNNEEERRQLFEEYVVGLKKAHKEKETKDHQNALEALKDLLPKLNIKAYTRWSEAQDIISAAFRNDEKYQALAKYDTLITFQDHIKSLERALNEKKQHEKKMKYRRERKARDAFKSLLAELRQDGIIKPGVKWSNIHQKLERDERYTNMLGHDGSTPQDLFWDVVEEEERSLRGPRNEVLDVLEDKRFELTPTSDLQEFLSIMKDDRRTANIDNDILQLIFERLREKRVAKRDDDKQSDRQQRRAVEDLRALLKRLDPPIVPGDTFEKVRPRLLKSEEFQAVNSEDLRRGAFDKHMRRLREREEDDADRRHRRGNRVSTERETSRRERDRSRGERSQRGTRPVRRSRSPEQDPYEADRRKAIAERERNHRKSTMAENLLASDRGGRLSPPPRRERERERDRDRHGERDRERDRERDRDRDSGRDRERERDRDRDRDRDLDRPPRSRRDDDSHYDRERRDREDERERLYRRRIDRGSYDELPYGDERPSGSRRRRQDDDDDTSRRDSRDSKRLKRDRSRERSPAREAHPRPKTPPAPAKEVIRSGSEEGEIEE, translated from the exons ATGAACGGGTACAGTGCTCAAGCTGCCTCGGCCTGGCAGGAGCATCACACTCCTGACGGCCGGGCCTATTACTACAATGGTGCAACCAAGGTGACTCAGTGGACTAAGCCTGAGGATCTTATGACGCCTGCAGAG CGTGCTCTCTCAAGTCAACCATGGAAGGAATACACGGCAGAAGGCGGCCGAAAATATTGGTACAATACCGAAACAAAGCAAAGCTCGTGGGAGATGCCTGATGCCTATAGAAATGCGCTTGGACAAGGTGGTGGTCAGCCAGCCTATGCTCAGAACGGAGGTCACTCCCACGGCGGCTACGACCATCCCCGCGAAAGCCGAGATCACCGTGAATACTCCGGTCCTGATTCGCGCCAAGGAGGCTACGGTAACGATTCCAAGGCGCCGGCCTTCATTCCTGCCGCCAGTGACGAACCCGAGTACGCGTCCCCggaagaggcagaggctGCCTTCATGAAATTGCTGAAGCGCAGCGGCGTACAACCAGACTGGACCTGGAGCGATGCTATACGAGCCATCATTAAAGATCCGCAGTACCGATCAATCCGAGACCCAAAAGGCCGACGGGATGCATTCGACAAATACTGCCAGGATATGATTGTTCAGGATAAGGAGCGCGCGGAGGAACGCATGGCCAAACTTCGCGCCGACTTCGAGACCATGCTTAAGCGACACCCCGAGATCGTTCACTACACTCGCTGGAAGACAGCTCGGCCCATGATCGAGGGTGAGACGATCTTCCGCTCGACAAACAATGAAGAGGAACGCAGACAACTGTTTGAGGAATATGTTGTGGGGCTGAAGAAGGCTCACAAGGAGAAAGAGACAAAAGACCACCAGAATGCTCTTGAGGCGCTCAAAGATCTCCTTCCAAAGCTCAACATCAAGGCCTACACTCGGTGGAGTGAGGCTCAAGATATCATCTCTGCGGCGTTCCGAAACGACGAAAAATACCAGGCTCTCGCCAAATATGATACATTAATCACCTTCCAGGACCACATCAAATCTCTTGAGCGTGCTTTAAACGAGAAAAAGCAgcacgagaagaagatgaagtacCGAAGGGAGCGCAAAGCTCGAGATGCATTCAAGTCACTTCTCGCCGAGCTTCGACAAGACGGTATAATCAAACCCGGGGTCAAATGGAGCAACATTCATCAGAAACTGGAGCGAGACGAGCGATATACGAATAtgctgggccatgatggtTCTACGCCGCAGGATCTTTTCTGGGAtgttgtcgaggaagaagagcgaTCCCTTCGCGGACCCAGAAATGAAGTTCTAGATGTTCTTGAA GATAAACGGTTTGAGCTTACTCCAACGAGCGATCTCCAAGAGTTCCTGTCTATTATGAAGGATGATCGACGCACTGCTAACATTGACAATGACATCTTGCAACTGATTTTTGAACGG CTCCGCGAAAAACGCGTTGCCAAGCGGGACGATGACAAACAATCTGATCGGCAACAACGGCGCGCCGTTGAAGATCTACGAGCACTTTTGAAGCGTCTTGATCCACCCATTGTGCCGGGTGACACATTTGAAAAGGTACGACCTCGACTACTGAAATCAGAAGAGTTCCAGGCCGTCAATTCCGAAGACCTCCGAAGAGGCGCTTTTGATAAGCACATGAGGCGACTTCGAGAAAGGGAAGAGGATGACGCCGATCGTCGCCACAGACGAGGAAACCGTGTCTCTACTGAGCGCGAGACTTCCCGTCGTGAAAGAGACCGGTCTAGAGGTGAGAGATCTCAACGTGGTACCCGTCCTGTAAGGCGCAGTCGTAGCCCCGAGCAGGACCCGTATGAAGCCGATCGGCGGAAAGCCATCGCAGAAAGAGAACGAAACCATCGCAAGTCAACCATGGCAGAAAATCTTTTGGCCAGCGACCGGGGCGGCCGATTGTCTCCGCCCCCGCGACGAGAACGGGAGCGGGAGCGTGACAGAGATCGTCATGGTGAACGTGATCGTGAACGTGATCGTGAACGGGATCGCGACCGTGACTCTGGCCGCGACCGGGAAAGGGAACGAGACCGAGACCGAGACCGTGATCGTGATCTTGACCGGCCGCCCCGTTCACGACGTGATGACGACAGCCACTACGATCGTGAGCGAAGGGACAGGGAGGATGAGCGGGAGCGGCTGTACCGCCGTCGCATTGATCGAGGTTCGTATGATGAACTCCCCTATGGAGATGAGCGACCATCAGGTTCACGACGTCGGCGacaagatgacgatgacgacacGTCGCGAAGAGACTCGAGAGACTCAAAG AGACTCAAGAGAGACCGATCACGCGAACGATCCCCGGCCCGTGAAGCGCACCCTCGTCCCAAGACTCCACCGGCTCCTGCCAAGGAGGTTATCAGAAGCGGTAGTGAGGAGGGTGAAATTGAAGAATAA
- the RLI1 gene encoding Translation initiation factor RLI1, with protein MSDKLTRIAIVNSDKCRPRKCRQECKKSCPVVRSGKLCIEVTPESRLAFISESLCIGCGICPKKCPFDAITIINLPTNLENQVTHRYGPNSFKLHRLPMPRPGQVLGLVGTNGIGKSTALKILSGKLKPNLGRFDNPPDWEDVIKHFRGSELQNYFTKLLEDDLKAVVKPQYVDQIPKAVRGPEKSVKALISSRSSLGNMEEVTEILELNHIMDRDITLLSGGELQRFAIGTVCVQKADVYMFDEPSSYLDVKQRLSAAQIIRSLLRDDDYVIVVEHDLSVLDYLSDYICVLYGQPAVYGVVTLPHSVREGINIFLDGHIPTENLRFRDESLTFRLAESADDFVIDKSRAFQYPKIEKHLGNFRLNIDAGEFTDSEIIVMMGENGTGKTTFCRLLAGALKPDSKASVPDMRISMKPQTITPKFDGTVRQLFFKKIKQAFLNPQFQTDVVKPLKLDDFIDQEVKNLSGGELQRVAIVLSLGMPADIYLIDEPSAYLDSEQRIIASRVIKRFIMHSKKTAFIVEHDFIMATYLADRVIVFDGKPGIDAHANRPESLLTGCNTFLKNLDVTFRRDPTNYRPRINKLGSQLDQEQKLGGNFVRLSISSWRKPPTRAPEKGNKNEQFFHQAFPGVKGVQKTASSTERSGGHGLDVALLESSASEDDEPDE; from the exons ATGTCTGACAAGCTGACGCG TatcgccattgtcaacagTGACAAG TGTCGCCCTCGCAAGTGCCGTCAAGAGTGCAAAAAGTCTTGCCCTGTTGTTCGCAGTGGCAAGCTTTGTATCGAAGTCACTCCCGAGTCTCGTCTCGCATTCATCTCCGAGAGTCTCTGTATCGGTTGCGGTATCTGCCCGAAAAAGTGCCCCTTCgatgccatcaccatcatcaacctgccCACGAACCTCGAGAACCAGGTCACCCATCGATATGGCCCCAACAGCTTCAAACTCCACCGGCTTCCTATGCCGCGACCTGGCCAGGTTCTTGGTCTCGTGGGAACCAACGGTATTGGCAAAAGCACTGCGTTGAAGATTCTCAGCGGCAAGTTGAAGCCAAATTTGGGCCGATTCGATAACCCCCCTGACTGGGAGGATGTCATCAAGCACTTTCGTGGTTCTGAACTGCAGA ACTACTTTACCAAGCTGCTGGAAGACGACCTCAAGGCCGTTGTCAAGCCTCAGTATGTCGATCAGATCCCCAAGGCTGTCCGCGGCCCGGAGAAGAGCGTCAAGGCTCTCATTTCAAGCCGCTCCTCcctcggcaacatggaagaagTGACCGAAATCCTTGAGCTTAACCACATCATGGATCGTGACATCACTCTCCTGTCTGGTGGTGAGCTGCAGCGATTCGCCATTGGTACCGTCTGTGTGCAAAAGGCCGACGTCTACATGTTCGACGAGCCCTCCTCGTATCTCGATGTCAAGCAGCGTCTGAGCGCTGCCCAGATCATTCGATCTCTGCTCCGAGACGATGACTATGTCATTGTCGTCGAACACGACTTGTCTGTTCTCGACTACTTGTCCGATTACATTTGCGTGCTCTACGGCCAGCCCGCAGTCTACGGTGTCGTTACCCTGCCTCACTCGGTCCGAGAAGGCATCAACATCTTCTTGGACGGCCACATTCCCACCGAAAACTTGCGCTTCCGTGACGAGTCCCTCACCTTCCGTCTTGCCGAGAGCGCCGACGACTTCGTCATTGACAAGTCCCGTGCGTTCCAATACCCCAAGATAGAGAAGCACCTCGGCAACTTCAGACTGAACATTGACGCTGGCGAGTTCACTGATTCCGAGATTATCGTCATGATGGGGGAGAACGGCACGGGCAAGACTACCTTTTGTCGCCTCCTAGCCGGAGCGCTCAAGCCCGACAGCAAGGCCTCTGTCCCCGATATGCGCATCAGCATGAAGCCCCAGACCATCACTCCAAAGTTTGACGGCACCGTCCGCCAGCTCTTCTTCAAGAAGATCAAGCAGGCCTTCCTGAACCCTCAGTTCCAGACCGATGTCGTCAAGCCCCTCAAGCTCGATGACTTCATCGACCAGGAAGTCAAGAACCTGTCCGGTGGTGAATTGCAGCGTGTCGCCATCGTCCTGTCGCTCGGCATGCCCGCAGACATCTACCTCATCGACGAGCCCTCCGCCTACCTCGACTCCGAGCAGCGCATCATTGCCTCGCGCGTCATCAAGCGCTTCATCATGCACTCCAAAAAGACCGCCTTCATCGTCGAGCACGATTTCATCATGGCTACGTACCTTGCTGATCGCGTCATCGTCTTTGACGGCAAGCCCGGAATCGACGCCCACGCCAACCGTCCCGAGTCCCTCCTCACCGGCTGCAACACCTTCCTGAAAAACCTCGACGTGACGTTCCGCCGCGACCCCACCAACTACCGCCCTCGCATCAACAAGCTCGGATCGCAGCTGGACCAGGAACAGAAACTCGGCGGCAATTTCGTACGTCTTTCCAT TTCTTCCTGGAGGAAACCCCCGACAAGAGCTCCTGAAAAGGGCAACAAGAACGAGCAGTTTTTCCACCAAGCATTCCCCGGCGTTAAAGGCGTTCAAAAGACAGCTTCCTCTACGGAGCGCAGCGGCGGGCACGGTCTAGATGTGGCGCTGCTAGAGAGCAGCGCcagcgaggacgacgaaCCAGACGAGTAa